The following proteins are encoded in a genomic region of Parabacteroides pacaensis:
- a CDS encoding OadG family protein translates to MENMDTGFMLMGIGMTTVFAILLIVIYLGKGLTILINKYAPEEVTKKIIPDSASTIPSNTIQGATLAAITSAVSTVTQGKGKVIKVEKL, encoded by the coding sequence ATGGAAAACATGGACACAGGTTTTATGTTAATGGGTATAGGAATGACTACTGTATTTGCTATCCTTTTAATAGTAATTTATTTAGGAAAAGGGCTAACTATTTTAATCAATAAATATGCGCCAGAAGAAGTAACAAAAAAAATAATTCCGGATAGTGCCTCAACTATACCCTCTAATACCATCCAGGGAGCTACCCTCGCAGCCATCACATCAGCTGTAAGCACAGTCACACAAGGAAAAGGGAAGGTAATTAAAGTGGAAAAATTATAA
- a CDS encoding winged helix-turn-helix domain-containing protein, which translates to MINKQIMGYKDVKIPGEGSHEHSAENRKVVRVVKFTKSGKEGIVLLDNGDYKFGDLIFYPEGECFYREGIRIDVPNLECKLVRVLLESEHCNLKRKKIIEALWPNADSDCNDNLNSTVWRLKRDLKEIGAILIVESERGKGYELCVKDDLDS; encoded by the coding sequence ATGATAAATAAGCAAATTATGGGTTACAAAGATGTAAAGATTCCCGGCGAGGGATCTCATGAGCATTCCGCAGAGAACCGGAAAGTTGTTAGAGTGGTTAAATTCACAAAATCAGGAAAAGAAGGCATTGTATTGCTAGATAATGGTGATTACAAATTCGGAGATTTAATTTTTTATCCCGAAGGGGAATGTTTTTATCGGGAAGGAATTCGAATCGATGTACCTAATTTAGAGTGCAAATTGGTAAGGGTACTATTAGAAAGTGAACATTGCAATCTTAAAAGAAAGAAAATTATTGAAGCATTATGGCCTAATGCAGATAGCGATTGCAACGATAATCTAAATTCTACGGTATGGAGGCTAAAAAGGGATTTAAAAGAAATTGGAGCTATTTTAATTGTGGAAAGTGAACGAGGAAAAGGATATGAACTATGTGTAAAGGATGATCTGGATTCCTAA
- a CDS encoding O-antigen ligase family protein, translating to MKTLLDYIRVLLLCVGGMLVSCTVLIVMSEQLNGTITGKQNWIFFSLIWFAFSVLFVVITKKGKIPISFSLSDIIVLTIIAFLLISYPWKLNPAPDKLTIVLLLTAFWFLLRIVLVAYPFLFSFFIFIYVFTGGVEALWGFAQMFHWADTTYMSEKLLGSFYTTEAYSGYLAMILPLSLSVSCYYRSCKKVQWWRATTLLYYTASISSVLMVIALILSANRIAWMAAFISSVWVVWLRLSINEKIKKKWNISPSVFKVITSIGILLLIIIAGSIGILKNNGIYNKIPLWKFTTNLASQNPLLGTGLGGFPNTILQLNEETLAKSQIHPENIEEIPYQKSLYVHNEYLQLLMEHGIVGLLFFIALLTISFYLGLKNKQWGACGGLLSLAVFSFASYPLQIPSFLITFTFLLVICQVKYQNIIPPQEYYTYQPEPFTKGTAKSAKRALLQNFIVILLTILFSFITFILIAFNKKSLLRTTITYEKNVSFNDEKTYYLRFVHYPEFFCEYAQNLNEAQHYEASIELLKNARHYCHHPALYDILAKNLIATGQYQEAETYLLQIVHQYPKRLNSYYLLAKLYSLPNYYHPEKMEEVVQIVLNNHRVTYSHLNSHMEKEMRDILNMKNRKRKTEKK from the coding sequence ATGAAGACACTATTAGATTATATCCGTGTATTACTACTTTGTGTAGGAGGAATGCTTGTTTCTTGCACAGTGCTCATTGTTATGTCTGAGCAATTGAACGGAACTATTACAGGAAAACAAAACTGGATATTTTTTTCCCTTATATGGTTTGCATTTAGTGTTCTATTTGTAGTTATTACTAAAAAAGGAAAAATTCCTATTTCTTTCTCTTTATCAGACATTATTGTACTAACAATAATTGCTTTCTTACTCATTTCTTATCCATGGAAATTAAATCCGGCTCCTGATAAACTTACTATTGTTCTTCTTCTTACAGCATTCTGGTTTTTACTTCGAATAGTACTGGTTGCCTACCCTTTCCTTTTTTCGTTTTTTATTTTCATTTATGTTTTTACCGGTGGAGTAGAAGCACTTTGGGGATTTGCACAAATGTTCCATTGGGCTGATACGACCTATATGTCTGAAAAACTACTCGGTTCTTTCTACACTACAGAAGCCTATAGTGGTTATTTAGCAATGATTCTGCCCTTGAGTTTAAGTGTGTCATGCTATTATCGATCATGTAAAAAAGTACAATGGTGGAGAGCAACTACCTTATTATACTATACAGCTTCTATAAGTAGTGTCCTGATGGTAATTGCTTTAATTCTTTCAGCTAATCGGATCGCATGGATGGCTGCTTTTATCTCTTCCGTATGGGTAGTATGGTTACGTTTATCTATAAATGAAAAAATAAAAAAGAAATGGAACATTTCTCCTTCCGTTTTCAAAGTAATCACTAGTATAGGTATCTTACTCCTCATCATAATAGCCGGAAGTATCGGCATATTAAAAAATAACGGGATATATAATAAAATTCCTCTTTGGAAATTTACTACTAATCTGGCTTCCCAAAATCCACTATTAGGAACTGGATTAGGAGGATTTCCAAACACAATTTTACAGTTAAATGAAGAAACTCTGGCAAAATCCCAGATCCATCCAGAAAACATAGAGGAAATCCCTTATCAAAAATCTTTATATGTACACAATGAATATCTTCAACTATTAATGGAACATGGTATTGTAGGCTTATTATTTTTTATAGCTCTACTTACTATAAGCTTTTACCTGGGACTAAAAAACAAACAATGGGGGGCGTGTGGAGGATTGTTATCTTTGGCAGTTTTTTCCTTTGCCTCTTATCCCCTACAAATTCCTTCTTTTTTAATAACCTTTACTTTTCTTCTTGTTATTTGCCAAGTGAAATACCAAAATATTATCCCCCCTCAAGAATATTATACTTACCAACCCGAACCTTTCACAAAAGGAACGGCCAAATCAGCTAAAAGAGCACTTTTACAAAATTTCATTGTCATTCTTCTTACTATTTTATTCTCTTTTATCACTTTCATTTTAATCGCATTCAATAAAAAATCTCTCCTTAGAACGACGATTACTTATGAGAAGAACGTTTCTTTTAACGATGAAAAAACTTACTATCTTCGGTTTGTGCATTATCCTGAATTTTTTTGTGAATATGCACAAAACTTAAACGAAGCTCAACACTATGAAGCTTCTATAGAATTATTAAAAAACGCCAGACATTATTGCCATCATCCTGCACTTTATGACATATTAGCAAAAAATCTCATAGCTACCGGACAGTATCAAGAAGCAGAAACCTATCTACTTCAAATAGTCCATCAGTATCCTAAAAGATTAAATTCTTATTACTTATTGGCTAAGCTTTATAGTCTTCCTAATTACTATCATCCAGAAAAAATGGAAGAAGTAGTTCAAATTGTCTTAAATAACCATAGGGTAACTTATTCCCATTTAAACAGCCACATGGAAAAAGAGATGCGTGATATATTAAATATGAAAAATAGAAAAAGAAAAACAGAAAAGAAATAA
- a CDS encoding DUF2461 domain-containing protein: MVKEIIYYLEGLQKNNNRPWFQEHKDEYDKLRAQFEKDIYELIQRISLFDPEIVGIEPKDCIYRIYRDIRFSPDKTPYKNYFSAYIALGGRKSERAGYYIHLQPENCILSGGVWCPPTPLLKMLRQAVFDHIEEFIEILEEPSFKMAFPEMQGEVLQRLPQAFIHEKNFPHPDLLKRKDYVVIGSKPLSFFEQPDWIKATATEFEKMLPFNRFLNYTVDEYLGKTY; the protein is encoded by the coding sequence ATGGTAAAAGAAATCATCTACTATTTAGAAGGCCTTCAAAAAAATAATAATCGCCCATGGTTCCAAGAACATAAAGATGAATATGATAAATTACGTGCCCAATTTGAAAAAGACATTTATGAACTTATACAACGCATCTCTTTGTTTGATCCTGAAATAGTAGGAATCGAACCTAAAGATTGTATTTATCGTATATATAGGGATATCCGTTTTTCCCCGGACAAAACACCTTATAAAAATTATTTTTCTGCTTATATTGCTTTAGGAGGAAGAAAAAGTGAACGAGCCGGTTATTACATCCATCTTCAACCGGAAAACTGCATTTTATCCGGGGGGGTATGGTGTCCACCCACTCCTTTATTAAAAATGTTGCGGCAAGCAGTGTTTGATCATATTGAAGAATTTATAGAAATATTAGAAGAACCTTCTTTTAAAATGGCTTTTCCTGAAATGCAAGGTGAAGTTTTACAACGACTTCCACAAGCATTTATTCATGAAAAAAATTTCCCTCACCCTGATTTGCTTAAACGGAAAGATTATGTAGTAATAGGCTCTAAACCTCTTTCCTTTTTTGAGCAACCGGACTGGATTAAAGCCACTGCTACAGAATTTGAAAAAATGCTTCCTTTTAATCGGTTTCTAAATTATACTGTAGATGAATATTTAGGAAAAACCTACTAA